The following proteins are co-located in the Clavibacter capsici genome:
- a CDS encoding DedA family protein, with product MPPTLLPTTTIAGVRPAATGEDPLQGLDGLVGAAARVIEALGEAGVGAMTFIETVFPPIPSEVVLPLAGFVAATGRMNLVLVIVASTLGAYLGALLLYWLGRKAGEERTIRVLSKLPLVERHDFEVAASWFHRHGRSAVFFGRLVPGVRSLISLPAGAAGMHLGTFSFYTIAGSGLWNGALIGLGAALGSQYELIDRYAQYLDYAVYAVLGILLLLLVGRAVRRRLAQRRADR from the coding sequence ATGCCGCCGACCCTCCTGCCGACGACGACGATCGCCGGCGTCCGCCCCGCCGCGACGGGCGAGGACCCGCTCCAGGGCCTCGACGGTCTCGTGGGCGCCGCCGCGCGCGTGATCGAGGCGCTCGGCGAGGCGGGCGTCGGCGCGATGACCTTCATCGAGACGGTCTTCCCGCCCATCCCCAGCGAGGTCGTGCTCCCGCTCGCGGGCTTCGTCGCGGCCACCGGGCGCATGAACCTGGTCCTCGTCATCGTCGCGAGCACGCTCGGCGCCTACCTCGGCGCCCTGCTGCTCTACTGGCTCGGCCGGAAGGCGGGGGAGGAGCGGACCATCCGCGTGCTCTCCAAGCTCCCGCTCGTGGAGCGCCACGACTTCGAGGTGGCCGCCTCATGGTTCCACCGGCACGGCCGCTCGGCGGTGTTCTTCGGGCGGCTCGTGCCCGGCGTCCGCAGCCTCATCTCGCTCCCCGCGGGCGCGGCGGGCATGCACCTCGGCACCTTCAGCTTCTACACGATCGCCGGCAGCGGGCTCTGGAACGGCGCCCTCATCGGGCTCGGCGCCGCGCTCGGCAGCCAGTACGAGCTCATCGACCGGTACGCGCAGTACCTCGACTACGCCGTGTACGCGGTGCTCGGGATCCTGCTGCTCCTGCTGGTGGGGCGCGCGGTGCGCCGCCGCCTCGCGCAGCGCCGCGCGGACCGCTGA
- a CDS encoding long-chain-fatty-acid--CoA ligase: MSTPTDRPWLASYAPDVPHEIDLPQGSLVDIVDQSVLRFPGGTALDFLGAETSYRELGEQIARAAQGLHDAGVRAGDPVAIVLPNCPQHVVAFYAVLRLGAVVVEHNPLYTPRELQHQFEDHRARTVIAWDRSVATVQALPEGVRPERIVSVDVTRAMPRRTRLLLRLPVPKARAARAAIAAKVTGTTTWERIVAAAPLPADHRRPAAEDLAVIQYTSGTTGAPKGAELTHLNLSANAAQSRAWVPTVPRGTSVVYAVLPMFHAYGLTLCLTFAMSMGSRLVLFPRFEPDLVLQAIRRHPPTFLPAVPPIYARLRQAAEDAGVSLEGISISISGAMALPETVVVPWEEQTGGWLVEGYGLSECSPVLMANPVGDTRRAGTVGLPLPNTEVRVVDPDDPSVDRPAGEAGELLVRGPQVFRGYHGRPDETAAALLEGGWFRTGDVVTIDADGFVRIADRIKELIITGGFNVSPSEVEDAVRELDGVKDAAVVRIPRDGGDEEVVAAVVLEEGATLDEQAARATLRAELTPYKVPRRIVVLDELPTSLLGKVLRRKVREGILEAG; the protein is encoded by the coding sequence GTGAGCACCCCCACCGACCGGCCCTGGCTGGCCAGCTACGCCCCGGACGTCCCGCACGAGATCGACCTGCCGCAGGGATCGCTCGTCGACATCGTCGACCAGTCCGTGCTCCGCTTCCCCGGCGGCACCGCGCTCGACTTCCTCGGCGCGGAGACGAGCTACCGGGAGCTCGGCGAGCAGATCGCCCGCGCCGCCCAGGGCCTCCACGACGCCGGGGTCCGCGCCGGGGACCCCGTCGCGATCGTGCTGCCGAACTGCCCCCAGCACGTCGTGGCCTTCTACGCCGTGCTCCGCCTCGGGGCCGTGGTCGTGGAGCACAACCCGCTCTACACGCCGCGCGAGCTGCAGCACCAGTTCGAGGACCACCGGGCGCGCACCGTGATCGCGTGGGACCGGTCGGTCGCCACCGTGCAGGCGCTGCCGGAGGGCGTGCGGCCCGAGCGCATCGTGTCCGTCGACGTCACGCGCGCGATGCCGCGGAGGACGCGGCTCCTCCTCCGCCTGCCGGTCCCGAAGGCCCGCGCGGCGCGCGCCGCCATCGCGGCGAAGGTGACCGGCACCACGACCTGGGAGCGGATCGTGGCCGCGGCGCCCCTGCCCGCCGACCACCGGCGGCCGGCGGCGGAGGACCTGGCGGTGATCCAGTACACGAGCGGCACCACGGGCGCGCCGAAGGGCGCCGAGCTCACGCACCTCAACCTGAGCGCCAACGCCGCGCAGTCCCGGGCGTGGGTGCCCACCGTCCCGCGGGGCACGAGCGTCGTCTACGCCGTGCTGCCCATGTTCCACGCCTACGGGCTGACCCTCTGCCTCACCTTCGCGATGAGCATGGGGTCGCGCCTCGTGCTCTTCCCGCGCTTCGAGCCCGACCTCGTGCTGCAGGCGATCCGCCGCCACCCGCCGACGTTCCTGCCGGCCGTGCCGCCCATCTACGCGCGCCTCCGCCAGGCCGCGGAGGACGCGGGCGTGTCCCTCGAGGGCATCTCCATCTCCATCTCCGGGGCGATGGCCCTGCCCGAGACGGTCGTCGTGCCGTGGGAGGAGCAGACGGGCGGCTGGCTCGTGGAGGGCTACGGCCTCTCCGAGTGCTCGCCCGTGCTCATGGCCAACCCCGTCGGCGACACGCGGCGCGCCGGGACGGTCGGCCTGCCGCTGCCGAACACCGAGGTGCGCGTCGTGGACCCGGACGACCCGTCGGTCGACCGGCCCGCGGGCGAGGCCGGCGAGCTGCTCGTGCGCGGACCGCAGGTGTTCCGCGGCTACCACGGCCGGCCCGACGAGACGGCAGCCGCGCTGCTCGAGGGCGGCTGGTTCCGCACGGGCGACGTCGTGACGATCGACGCCGACGGCTTCGTCCGCATCGCCGACCGGATCAAGGAGCTCATCATCACGGGCGGCTTCAACGTCTCGCCGTCCGAGGTGGAGGACGCGGTGCGCGAGCTCGACGGCGTGAAGGACGCGGCCGTCGTCAGGATCCCGCGCGACGGGGGCGACGAGGAGGTCGTCGCGGCCGTGGTGCTCGAGGAGGGCGCGACGCTCGACGAGCAGGCCGCCCGGGCGACGCTGCGCGCCGAGCTCACCCCCTACAAGGTGCCGCGCCGGATCGTGGTGCTCGACGAGCTGCCGACCTCGCTCCTCGGCAAGGTGCTGCGGCGCAAGGTGCGCGAGGGGATCCTCGAGGCGGGCTGA
- a CDS encoding SRPBCC family protein, with product MSVTRRRMKCSPSDVAEVIADGWLFPAWVVGASRMRAVDDAWPAVGAKLHHSFGSWPILIDDATTVLEWDAPRRMVMQPKGWPLGEARVTVEVRTLPDGCEVRMTEEAVRGPGRLVPAPLLDLLLHARNVETLHRLAYLAEGRHAGRS from the coding sequence ATGTCCGTCACCCGCCGCCGCATGAAGTGCTCGCCCTCCGACGTCGCCGAGGTGATCGCCGACGGCTGGCTGTTCCCCGCGTGGGTGGTCGGCGCCTCCCGGATGCGGGCGGTGGACGACGCGTGGCCCGCCGTCGGCGCGAAGCTCCACCACTCCTTCGGCTCCTGGCCGATCCTCATCGACGACGCCACCACCGTGCTCGAGTGGGACGCCCCGCGCCGCATGGTCATGCAGCCCAAGGGCTGGCCCCTCGGCGAGGCCCGGGTGACGGTCGAGGTGCGGACCCTGCCCGACGGCTGCGAGGTCCGCATGACCGAGGAGGCCGTGCGCGGCCCCGGGCGGCTCGTCCCCGCACCGCTGCTGGACCTCCTCCTGCACGCCCGGAACGTCGAGACGCTCCACCGGCTCGCCTACCTCGCCGAGGGGCGGCACGCCGGCCGGTCGTGA
- a CDS encoding phytoene desaturase family protein, translating into MGDIDAVVVGSGPNGLAAAVTMARAGLRVQVHERADTIGGGSRTAELTLPGFHHDICSAVHPMALASGFFRAFQLERRIDLVVPEISYGHPLDGGVSGIAYRDIDRTADALGVDGRAWRQLMGPLAAQADRVAQFTNGPLLQVPRHPPTAIALGLRALEQGSPLWNARFRGDVAPAMFTGVAAHAIQTMPSVSTAAAALSLGAYAHARGWPVPIGGSQVIIDAMVDDLRAHGGDIVTGSEVTSLDELPRARAVLLDTSARALARIAGDRLPERYLRAIRRFRYGNAASKVDFALSGPVPWTDPELRRAGTLHVGGTRAEIQRAERDVAAGRHSEDPYVLVAQPSIDDPGRAPGDGHVLWAYTHVPAGSTVDQTEAITRQIERFAPGFRDLILASSSIDAVGMEEHDPNYIGGDIAAGAASVWQLLARPVLSPDPWRTPAAGVYLASSSATPGPGVHGMAGYQAARSALRHEFGIERGPDLSL; encoded by the coding sequence ATGGGTGACATCGACGCGGTCGTGGTCGGATCCGGACCGAACGGCCTGGCCGCGGCCGTGACGATGGCCCGCGCGGGCCTGCGGGTCCAGGTGCACGAGCGGGCGGACACGATCGGCGGCGGCAGCCGCACGGCCGAGCTCACGCTCCCGGGCTTCCACCACGACATCTGCTCGGCGGTGCACCCGATGGCGCTCGCGTCCGGGTTCTTCCGGGCCTTCCAGCTCGAGCGGCGGATCGATCTCGTCGTCCCCGAGATCTCCTACGGCCATCCGCTCGACGGCGGCGTCTCGGGGATCGCCTACCGCGACATCGACCGCACCGCCGACGCGCTCGGCGTCGACGGGCGGGCATGGCGGCAGCTGATGGGCCCGCTCGCCGCGCAGGCCGATCGCGTCGCCCAGTTCACGAACGGCCCGCTGCTCCAGGTGCCGCGCCACCCGCCCACCGCCATCGCCCTCGGCCTCCGGGCGCTCGAGCAGGGGTCGCCCCTGTGGAACGCGCGCTTCCGCGGCGACGTCGCGCCGGCCATGTTCACGGGCGTCGCGGCCCACGCGATCCAGACCATGCCGAGCGTGTCGACGGCCGCGGCGGCCCTCTCCCTCGGCGCGTACGCGCACGCGCGCGGCTGGCCCGTGCCGATCGGCGGCAGCCAGGTCATCATCGACGCGATGGTCGACGACCTCCGCGCGCACGGCGGCGACATCGTCACCGGATCCGAGGTCACCTCGCTGGACGAGCTGCCGCGCGCCCGCGCCGTGCTCCTCGACACGAGCGCCCGCGCCCTCGCCCGCATCGCCGGCGACCGCCTGCCCGAGCGCTACCTGCGCGCGATCCGCCGCTTCCGCTACGGCAACGCCGCCTCCAAGGTCGACTTCGCGCTGTCCGGTCCCGTGCCGTGGACGGATCCCGAGCTGCGCCGCGCGGGCACGCTGCACGTCGGCGGTACGCGGGCCGAGATCCAGCGCGCCGAGCGCGACGTGGCCGCCGGACGCCACAGCGAGGACCCGTACGTGCTCGTCGCCCAGCCCTCGATCGACGACCCGGGCCGCGCCCCCGGTGACGGCCACGTGCTGTGGGCGTACACGCACGTGCCGGCGGGATCCACCGTCGACCAGACCGAGGCGATCACGCGGCAGATCGAGCGCTTCGCGCCGGGCTTCCGCGACCTGATCCTCGCCTCGTCCAGCATCGACGCCGTCGGGATGGAGGAGCACGACCCCAACTACATCGGCGGCGACATCGCGGCGGGCGCCGCGAGCGTGTGGCAGCTGCTCGCCCGCCCGGTGCTCTCGCCGGATCCGTGGCGCACCCCGGCCGCGGGCGTCTACCTCGCGTCGAGCTCGGCCACGCCCGGTCCCGGGGTGCACGGCATGGCCGGCTATCAGGCCGCCCGGAGCGCGCTGCGGCACGAGTTCGGGATCGAGCGCGGGCCCGACCTCTCGCTGTAG
- a CDS encoding SDR family oxidoreductase → MTRGIAVVTGGTAGLGRATVRELADRGWDVAVLARGEDGLAGAVADIEARGRRGLGISTDVADRLAVEAAADRVEDELGPIDLWVNDAMVGVFGEFLTTDPADFERATAVNYFGFVNGTRAALSRMVPRDRGHVIQVGSALAHRGIPLQAAYCAAKHAVQGFTESVTTELIHNESKVTISTVDMPALNTIQFNWVKSQLPHHPQPVPPIFEPEVGAQAIAAVAEKPKRRNWVGEPTVKTVLGNRFVANWLDGYLAKVGYSGQQAAEKTQIMLPTNLYAPTAGDHGARGIFSDQARTMSPQIWIVRNRAKTVAIGAGALLSGVVAGAAALRRR, encoded by the coding sequence ATGACCAGAGGCATCGCCGTCGTCACCGGAGGAACCGCGGGGCTGGGACGGGCCACCGTCCGGGAGCTCGCGGACCGCGGCTGGGACGTCGCCGTCCTCGCGCGCGGCGAGGACGGGCTCGCGGGCGCCGTCGCCGACATCGAGGCGCGCGGGCGCCGCGGCCTCGGCATCTCCACCGACGTCGCCGACCGCCTGGCCGTCGAGGCCGCGGCCGACCGCGTCGAGGACGAGCTCGGCCCCATCGACCTGTGGGTCAACGACGCCATGGTCGGCGTCTTCGGCGAGTTCCTCACGACCGACCCGGCCGACTTCGAGCGCGCCACGGCCGTCAACTACTTCGGCTTCGTCAACGGCACGCGCGCCGCCCTCAGCCGCATGGTGCCGCGCGACCGGGGCCACGTGATCCAGGTCGGCTCGGCGCTCGCCCACCGCGGGATCCCGCTGCAGGCCGCCTACTGCGCCGCCAAGCACGCCGTGCAGGGCTTCACCGAGTCGGTGACGACCGAGCTGATCCACAACGAGAGCAAGGTCACGATCTCCACCGTCGACATGCCCGCGCTCAACACGATCCAGTTCAACTGGGTCAAGTCGCAGCTGCCGCACCACCCGCAGCCCGTCCCGCCGATCTTCGAGCCGGAGGTGGGCGCGCAGGCCATCGCGGCCGTCGCCGAGAAGCCGAAGCGCCGCAACTGGGTGGGCGAGCCGACGGTGAAGACCGTCCTCGGCAACCGCTTCGTCGCGAACTGGCTCGACGGCTACCTCGCCAAGGTCGGCTACTCGGGCCAGCAGGCCGCCGAGAAGACGCAGATCATGCTGCCGACCAACCTCTACGCGCCGACCGCGGGCGACCACGGCGCGCGCGGCATCTTCAGCGACCAGGCCCGCACCATGAGCCCGCAGATCTGGATCGTCCGCAACCGCGCGAAGACCGTCGCGATCGGCGCGGGCGCCCTGCTCTCCGGCGTCGTCGCCGGGGCCGCCGCGCTCCGTCGCCGATAG
- a CDS encoding long-chain-fatty-acid--CoA ligase: MSIDADRPWVRSYADGVSADIPPVIGSLVDMVERSIQRHAKAVALEFFGRETTYRELGDQIARAAEGLRRLGVRKGDRVALVLPNCPQHVVAFYAVLRLGAIVVEHNPLYTPRELRHQFEDHGARVAIAWNTVVGTIQDMPRDVPVDTIVSVDLPAAMPFATRLKLRLPVPAARRARAAITAPVTGTVTWEDLVDHRRIAASRPRPELDDTAILQYTSGTTASPKGAILTHRNLHANAMQGRAWVPGLADGGETVYGVLPMFHAYGLTLCLTFAMAIGARLVLFPKFDVDLVLAAARKHPPTFLPAVPPIYERLARGAKEKRVDLTGVRFAISGAMNLPVSTVELWEGLTGGYLVEGYGLTETSPVALGNPIGPSRRPGTVGVPFPSTEVRVVDPEDPTADRAPGEEGELLIRGPQVFQGYWRRPDETRAALLDGGWFRTGDIVRVDADGFTTIVDRMKELIITGGFNVSPSEVEDVVRGAPGVQGVAVVGLPSADGGEDVTAAVVLDPGATLDEAAIRAYCRAHLTAYKVPRRVVRVDALPTSLIGKVLRRQVREDLQREG; this comes from the coding sequence ATGAGCATCGACGCCGACCGCCCCTGGGTACGCAGCTACGCGGACGGGGTGTCGGCCGACATCCCTCCCGTCATCGGCTCCCTGGTCGACATGGTCGAGCGCTCGATCCAGCGGCACGCCAAGGCCGTGGCCCTCGAGTTCTTCGGACGCGAGACGACCTACCGCGAGCTGGGCGACCAGATCGCCCGCGCCGCGGAGGGACTGCGCCGTCTGGGCGTGCGGAAGGGCGACCGCGTCGCGCTCGTCCTGCCGAACTGCCCGCAGCACGTCGTCGCGTTCTACGCGGTGCTGCGGCTCGGCGCGATCGTCGTGGAGCACAACCCGCTCTACACGCCGCGCGAGCTCCGCCACCAGTTCGAGGACCACGGGGCGCGCGTCGCCATCGCGTGGAACACCGTCGTCGGCACCATCCAGGACATGCCGCGCGACGTGCCCGTCGACACCATCGTCTCGGTCGACCTGCCCGCCGCCATGCCGTTCGCCACGCGCCTGAAGCTCCGCCTGCCGGTGCCCGCCGCCCGTCGCGCGCGGGCCGCGATCACCGCGCCCGTGACGGGCACCGTCACCTGGGAGGATCTCGTCGACCACCGCCGCATCGCGGCCTCCCGTCCGAGACCCGAGCTCGACGACACGGCCATCCTCCAGTACACGAGCGGGACGACCGCGAGCCCCAAGGGCGCGATCCTCACCCATCGCAACCTGCACGCGAACGCGATGCAGGGCCGCGCGTGGGTGCCCGGCCTGGCGGACGGCGGCGAGACCGTCTACGGAGTGCTGCCCATGTTCCACGCCTACGGCCTCACGCTCTGCCTCACGTTCGCCATGGCGATCGGCGCGCGCCTCGTGCTCTTCCCGAAGTTCGACGTGGACCTCGTGCTCGCCGCCGCCCGGAAGCACCCGCCGACGTTCCTGCCCGCCGTGCCGCCCATCTACGAGCGCCTGGCGCGCGGGGCGAAGGAGAAGCGCGTGGACCTCACGGGCGTCCGCTTCGCGATCTCCGGCGCCATGAACCTGCCCGTGTCCACCGTCGAGCTGTGGGAGGGCCTCACGGGCGGGTACCTCGTGGAGGGATACGGCCTCACCGAGACGTCGCCCGTCGCGCTCGGCAACCCCATCGGCCCGTCCCGGCGGCCCGGCACCGTCGGCGTCCCGTTCCCGAGCACCGAGGTGCGCGTCGTGGATCCCGAGGACCCCACCGCCGACCGCGCCCCCGGCGAGGAGGGCGAGCTGCTCATCCGGGGCCCGCAGGTGTTCCAGGGCTACTGGCGCCGCCCCGACGAGACGCGCGCGGCGCTCCTCGACGGCGGCTGGTTCCGCACGGGCGACATCGTCCGCGTCGACGCCGACGGCTTCACGACCATCGTCGACCGGATGAAGGAGCTCATCATCACGGGCGGCTTCAACGTCTCCCCCAGCGAGGTCGAGGACGTCGTGCGCGGCGCGCCGGGCGTCCAGGGCGTCGCCGTCGTCGGCCTCCCGTCCGCGGACGGCGGCGAGGACGTCACCGCCGCGGTCGTGCTGGACCCGGGCGCGACCCTCGACGAGGCGGCCATCCGCGCGTACTGCCGCGCGCACCTCACCGCGTACAAGGTCCCGCGCCGCGTCGTGCGCGTGGACGCGCTGCCGACGTCGCTCATCGGCAAGGTGCTCCGCCGGCAGGTGCGCGAGGACCTCCAGCGCGAAGGCTGA